The following is a genomic window from Hymenobacter monticola.
GGTGACGGTGCGGCTCATGCGCGGCGTTGGAAAAAATCAGCGGTGCGCTCGGCCACGAAGCGGGCGGGCTCCGGTAACTCCTGCCGGACCCAGGGGTGCGCCCCGCCAAACATGTGCGTGGCGTCGGGTATGAGCAGCAGCTCGGCATCGGGCTTGAGCTGGTGCAGGGCGTGGGCGGCGTCCACGTGCACGGTTTCGTCCTGGTCGCCGTGCACGAGGAGCAAAGGCTGGCGCAGCTTGCGGCGCACGTTGTGGGCAATGTCGAGGCGCGGGCGGTGTTGGTGGTAGTCTTCCACCAGCTGGTAGTGCAGGGGCAGCTGCTGGCCGGTGCGGGTGTTGGGCACGTGCAGCACACCGGTGCGCTCCCACTCGTCGAAAACGGCCTGGGGCCAGTGCGGGTGCACTTCGGCAATGGCGGCCCAGGTGGCCACGGCCCGCACGCGCGCATCTTCGGCGGCTTTGAGCAGCACCAGGCCGCCCCCGCGGCTGTGGCCCACCAGGCACAGGCGCGCCAGGTCCATTTCAGCGGCCGGCACGGGCGTGCTGCCCGCAAACAGCGCATCGATGACCTGGCCAATGTCATCGAGCTCAATGCTGAAGTTGTTGCGGCCAAACGCTTCCAAATCTTCCAAATCGCCGGTGCCGCCCACCACGAGGCCGTTGTGCGAAAGGTTGAGCTTGAAGAACACGAAGCCGCGCTCGGCAAAAAAGTCGGCCAGCCGCGGGAAATGGCCCCAGTCTTTGAACCCCTTAAACCCGT
Proteins encoded in this region:
- a CDS encoding alpha/beta hydrolase family protein yields the protein MLTHASFLLTGTGHGRAFEADATFRPDGQAKPVVLFVHGFKGFKDWGHFPRLADFFAERGFVFFKLNLSHNGLVVGGTGDLEDLEAFGRNNFSIELDDIGQVIDALFAGSTPVPAAEMDLARLCLVGHSRGGGLVLLKAAEDARVRAVATWAAIAEVHPHWPQAVFDEWERTGVLHVPNTRTGQQLPLHYQLVEDYHQHRPRLDIAHNVRRKLRQPLLLVHGDQDETVHVDAAHALHQLKPDAELLLIPDATHMFGGAHPWVRQELPEPARFVAERTADFFQRRA